From the genome of Vanessa tameamea isolate UH-Manoa-2023 chromosome 16, ilVanTame1 primary haplotype, whole genome shotgun sequence, one region includes:
- the LOC135193698 gene encoding uncharacterized protein LOC135193698 yields MCSFNCGGAEDHHIVKREIQNDYYCSSLEELHDKITEKLMEIIEKMKNIMVDQLSIYNETYKESIDNIKNNLKDKALQEFGRTMYDILILQDEYHHFAEDLNKTTLETEVFSIQELSIQIDEKLLKMYKVVEKYGQYCRSCGEEFLIRNTRRTNEHFEEIVEQSSENIVDTLIDIKFNETAIEITNDWQKIFNDLNVLIHKVGREDINLAHLKPIQQAVVQIINEERERLENLKNIAPRSTIKNILDLVKQSKLLLKTIDESITYSDALINK; encoded by the exons ATGTGCAGCTTCAATTGTGGGGGAGCAGAAG atcATCATATAGTCAAACGAGAAATACAGAATGATTATTATTGCAGTTCATTAGAGGAACTACACGATAAAATCACTGAAAAATTAAtggaaattattgaaaaaatgaaaaatattatggtTGATCAACTGTCGATTTATAACGAAACTTATAAAGAAtctattgataacattaaaaacaaccTAAAGGATAAAGCATTACAGGAGTTTGGACGAACTATGTACGATATTTTGATTCTACAAGATGAATATCATCATTTTGCAGAAGACTTAAACAAAACTACCTTAGAAACAGAGGTATTTTCTATACAAGAATTAAGCATACAAATAGATGAAAAGttactaaaaatgtataaagttgTTGAAAAATACGGACAATATTGTAGAAGTTGTGGCGAAG AGTTTCTCATACGAAATACGAGAAGAACAAACGAACATTTCGAAGAAATTGTTGAACAGTCTTCAGAGAATATCGTAGATACTCTGATCGATATCAAATTCAATGAAACTGCTATTGAAATAACAAACGAttggcaaaaaatatttaatgatttaaatgtattgataCATAAAGTTGGAAGAGAAGACATCAATTTAGCTCATTTAAAGCCTATTCAACAAGCTGTTGTGCAAATTATTAATGAGGAAAGAGAAAGGTTGGAAAACCTGAAAAATATCGCACCTAGATCAacgattaaaaacattttggatTTAGTAAAACAATCGAAACTTTTACTTAAAACTATTGATGAATCAATAACTTACAGTGATGCTCTTATTAACAAATAG